The following are encoded in a window of Longimicrobium sp. genomic DNA:
- a CDS encoding PASTA domain-containing protein: MSRKPPRYYARVRPPSRGWHREIPGRVRRYFDERRLLKYVLITGLSMFVIGYLVMTFLFFPGFGRSPIVTVPDLTGRTAGQAERAVERLGLDMLRGGQLPNPRVGRGRVLMQTPLPGEEVARGTQVRIVLSSGAETRVVPSIKGLSRADAIGLLQRYGFRVAVRNVLHRSEEGSIIGLRPEAGKPASLPGPVELLISAGPPKVLVPSVVGLLEDDAQARLQATSLSAGRVAYDPASAEPAGTVIAQSPAAGDSLRMGSSVRLTLAGADPRPPPPPTVTDTLAVDSAVAEPVVEEPIPDPEPEPDEPPRR; this comes from the coding sequence GTGAGCCGCAAGCCTCCGCGGTACTACGCCCGTGTGCGGCCGCCGTCGCGCGGCTGGCACCGCGAGATCCCCGGCCGCGTCCGGCGGTACTTCGACGAGCGGCGCCTGCTGAAGTACGTGCTGATCACCGGGCTGTCGATGTTCGTGATCGGCTATCTGGTGATGACATTCCTGTTCTTTCCCGGCTTCGGGCGCTCGCCCATCGTCACCGTTCCGGACCTGACCGGGCGGACGGCGGGGCAGGCGGAGCGCGCGGTGGAGCGGCTGGGGCTGGACATGCTGCGCGGCGGGCAGCTTCCCAACCCGCGCGTGGGCCGCGGGCGCGTGCTGATGCAGACGCCCCTGCCCGGCGAAGAGGTGGCGCGGGGCACGCAGGTGCGCATCGTGCTCAGCTCCGGCGCGGAGACGCGCGTTGTGCCCTCCATCAAGGGGCTGTCCCGCGCGGACGCCATCGGCCTGCTGCAGCGCTACGGTTTTCGCGTGGCCGTTCGCAACGTGCTGCACCGCAGCGAGGAGGGCAGCATCATCGGCCTGCGGCCCGAGGCGGGAAAGCCGGCCTCGCTTCCCGGGCCCGTGGAACTGCTGATCAGCGCGGGGCCGCCCAAGGTGCTGGTGCCCAGCGTGGTGGGGCTGCTGGAGGACGACGCCCAGGCGCGGCTGCAGGCGACGTCGCTGAGCGCGGGCCGGGTGGCGTACGATCCGGCGTCCGCCGAGCCGGCGGGGACGGTGATCGCCCAGTCGCCCGCGGCCGGCGACAGCCTGCGGATGGGCAGCTCCGTCCGGCTCACGCTGGCGGGCGCGGATCCCCGTCCGCCCCCGCCGCCCACCGTCACGGATACGCTCGCGGTGGATTCAGCGGTGGCGGAACCGGTGGTGGAGGAGCCCATCCCCGATCCGGAGCCTGAGCCGGATGAGCCTCCGCGGCGATAG
- a CDS encoding thiamine phosphate synthase, protein MARPDPVPPLHIVTDDEVVGRTDFVDRARLILEVGGPNLVFHLRAARASGRRMHDLSCVIGSAIADGAVLLVNDRIDVALAAADGAQVGARGVRVRDARRMLGPDRLLGVSVHTAAEAIDVAAEGADFVVAGTIWPTPSHPGREGAGPELIREIASSHIAVVAIGGVTPERAAEAREAGASGIAVIRGVWDAVDPAEAVREYLENWKGTDV, encoded by the coding sequence GTGGCGAGGCCTGATCCCGTTCCGCCGCTTCACATCGTCACCGACGACGAGGTGGTGGGCCGGACGGACTTCGTGGACCGCGCGAGGCTCATCCTGGAGGTGGGCGGGCCCAACCTCGTGTTCCACCTTCGCGCCGCGCGCGCGTCCGGACGTCGCATGCACGACCTCTCCTGCGTGATCGGCAGCGCGATCGCAGACGGTGCGGTGCTGCTGGTGAACGACCGGATCGACGTCGCGCTCGCGGCGGCGGATGGCGCGCAGGTGGGCGCACGCGGGGTGCGGGTGCGCGACGCACGGCGGATGCTCGGCCCCGACCGCCTCCTCGGCGTCTCGGTCCACACGGCCGCCGAGGCGATCGACGTTGCGGCCGAGGGAGCGGACTTCGTCGTGGCGGGGACGATCTGGCCGACGCCATCGCACCCGGGACGGGAAGGTGCCGGTCCGGAGCTGATCCGCGAGATCGCGTCGTCCCACATCGCCGTGGTCGCGATCGGCGGCGTGACGCCGGAGCGGGCGGCGGAGGCGCGCGAGGCGGGGGCATCCGGGATCGCGGTGATCCGCGGCGTGTGGGACGCGGTGGATCCCGCCGAGGCGGTTCGCGAATACCTGGAGAACTGGAAGGGAACCGATGTCTGA
- a CDS encoding thiazole synthase yields the protein MSTLLDEPLVMDAPLVIADRPLRSRLMLGTGKYRTNAEMVAAIEASGTEVVTVAVRRVDLDRNKEEGVLHHLDPNEYLLLPNTAGCYTAEDAIRYARLARAAGFTNWVKLEVIGDQETLLPDAEATLRAARELVADGFVVLAYTNDDLITALRLEDAGCAAVMPLASPIGSGLGLVNPYNIRTIKARLSVPVIVDAGVGTASDAAVTMEQGVDGILMNTAVAEARDPVRMGRAMALATEAGRLAYLAGRMPRRERAVPSSPLSGMLD from the coding sequence ATGTCGACTCTGCTGGACGAGCCGCTCGTGATGGACGCACCGCTGGTGATCGCTGATCGGCCGCTGCGCTCGCGGCTGATGCTGGGGACGGGAAAGTACCGCACGAATGCGGAGATGGTGGCAGCCATCGAGGCGTCCGGGACCGAGGTGGTGACGGTCGCCGTCCGCCGCGTGGACCTGGACCGGAACAAGGAGGAAGGCGTTCTCCATCACCTGGATCCCAACGAGTACCTGCTGCTTCCCAACACGGCCGGGTGCTACACGGCCGAGGACGCCATCCGCTACGCCCGCCTGGCGCGCGCCGCCGGCTTCACCAACTGGGTGAAGCTGGAGGTGATCGGCGACCAGGAGACGCTGCTGCCCGATGCCGAAGCAACCCTTCGCGCCGCGCGGGAGCTCGTGGCGGACGGCTTCGTCGTGCTCGCGTACACCAACGACGACCTGATCACGGCGTTGCGGCTGGAAGACGCCGGGTGCGCGGCGGTGATGCCGCTGGCGTCGCCCATCGGCAGCGGGCTGGGGCTGGTGAACCCGTACAACATCCGCACGATCAAGGCGCGCCTGTCGGTGCCGGTGATCGTGGATGCGGGCGTGGGCACGGCGTCGGACGCGGCGGTGACGATGGAGCAGGGCGTGGACGGCATCCTGATGAACACCGCCGTCGCCGAGGCGCGCGACCCCGTTCGCATGGGCCGCGCGATGGCGCTGGCGACGGAGGCGGGGCGCTTGGCGTACCTGGCCGGCCGCATGCCGCGTCGGGAGCGCGCCGTGCCATCGTCGCCCCTGTCCGGCATGCTGGACTGA
- the rsmB gene encoding 16S rRNA (cytosine(967)-C(5))-methyltransferase RsmB encodes MAAQPTVTRQAALEALARVREGELGDRALDAATEGLDPRDRAWTQELVYGTFRLQGRLDHIVDTFARDGAASLDPTVLDVLRLGAYQLLEMGSVPAYAAVSESVELVRMAGVPRASGLVNGILQNLRRRPEIVYPDFEEDPAGFLTAWGSHPRWLVEKWIERWGPAQARVLVEANNRRPELYIRPLGVSVDEARARLRAAEIESNPVDFAPDSLHVPVAPVAEVLTAVPAVVQDPAAALVVRYADVAEGATVLDVCAAPGGKALGLAERAGRVVAADLSRRRMRRVTQNSARLGWDDRIGVVVADARQPPFCPADAVLLDAPCTGTGTLRRHPDGRWRVTPDDLQALVRLQDELLAASAELVRPGGLLVYSTCSLEREENELRVEQFLGARPGWALEATNAVDESVLDECGRLCVLPQRHGVDGAFAARLRRPA; translated from the coding sequence ATGGCGGCACAGCCGACGGTTACCCGGCAGGCGGCGCTGGAAGCGCTGGCCCGCGTGCGCGAGGGCGAGCTGGGCGACCGCGCGCTCGACGCGGCCACGGAAGGGCTGGACCCGCGCGACCGGGCATGGACGCAGGAGCTGGTGTACGGCACCTTTCGCTTGCAGGGGCGGCTGGACCACATCGTCGACACCTTTGCGCGGGACGGGGCGGCCAGCCTGGATCCCACCGTGCTGGACGTGCTGCGCCTGGGCGCGTACCAGCTGCTAGAGATGGGGAGCGTTCCCGCGTACGCCGCCGTTTCCGAGTCCGTGGAGCTGGTGAGGATGGCCGGGGTGCCGCGCGCCTCGGGGCTGGTGAACGGCATCCTGCAGAACCTGCGGCGCCGCCCCGAGATCGTGTATCCCGATTTCGAAGAAGACCCGGCGGGCTTCCTCACCGCCTGGGGCTCACACCCGCGCTGGCTAGTGGAGAAGTGGATCGAGCGCTGGGGCCCGGCGCAGGCGCGGGTGCTGGTGGAGGCGAACAACCGGCGGCCGGAGCTGTACATCCGGCCGCTGGGCGTCTCGGTTGATGAAGCGCGGGCCCGGCTGCGGGCGGCGGAGATCGAATCGAACCCGGTCGACTTCGCGCCCGACTCGCTGCACGTCCCCGTCGCACCCGTCGCGGAGGTGCTGACCGCGGTGCCCGCGGTGGTGCAGGACCCGGCGGCCGCCCTCGTCGTCCGCTACGCGGACGTCGCTGAAGGTGCTACGGTGCTGGACGTCTGCGCAGCGCCGGGTGGCAAGGCGCTGGGGCTGGCGGAACGTGCGGGGCGGGTCGTCGCGGCGGATCTATCGCGTCGGAGGATGCGGCGCGTGACGCAGAACTCTGCGCGCCTGGGGTGGGACGACCGGATCGGCGTGGTGGTGGCGGACGCACGGCAGCCGCCGTTCTGCCCGGCGGACGCGGTGCTGCTGGACGCGCCCTGCACGGGAACGGGAACGCTGCGCCGGCACCCCGACGGCCGCTGGCGGGTGACGCCGGACGACCTGCAAGCCCTGGTGCGGCTGCAGGACGAGCTGCTGGCCGCGTCGGCGGAGCTGGTGCGCCCCGGGGGGCTGCTGGTGTATTCCACCTGTTCGCTGGAGCGGGAGGAGAACGAGTTGCGAGTGGAGCAGTTCCTTGGTGCGCGCCCGGGGTGGGCGCTGGAGGCGACGAACGCCGTGGACGAGTCCGTGCTGGACGAATGCGGACGCCTGTGCGTGCTGCCCCAGCGCCACGGCGTGGACGGCGCGTTCGCGGCGCGGCTGCGGAGGCCCGCGTGA
- the thiS gene encoding sulfur carrier protein ThiS — MSETLVAEEITVRVNGDERAIPAGLTVDRLLEHLSLNPRMVVVERNCEILRRESLAETVVQEGDSLELVHFVGGG, encoded by the coding sequence ATGTCTGAGACGCTGGTAGCGGAGGAAATCACGGTGCGGGTGAACGGCGACGAGCGCGCCATCCCCGCGGGGCTGACGGTGGACCGCCTGCTGGAGCACCTGTCGCTGAACCCGCGCATGGTCGTGGTGGAGCGCAACTGCGAGATCCTGCGCCGAGAATCGCTGGCGGAGACGGTAGTCCAAGAGGGCGATTCGCTGGAGTTGGTCCACTTCGTCGGCGGCGGCTGA